Proteins found in one Cinclus cinclus chromosome 8, bCinCin1.1, whole genome shotgun sequence genomic segment:
- the SCP2 gene encoding sterol carrier protein 2 isoform X1, with amino-acid sequence MQRRVFVVGVGMTKFSKPNEKSADYPDMAKEAGQAALADAGIPYSTVKQACVGYVYGDSTCGQRAIYHGLGLTGIPIINVNNNCATGSTALFMARQLVEGGLADCVLALGFERMAKGSLASGFADRTNPMDKHLEIMINKYGLASAPVAPQMFASAGKEHMERYGTNPEYFAKIAWKNHSHSTNNPYSQFQKEYTLDEVLHSRKIFDYLTVLQCCPTSNGAAAAILANEEFVKRHKLQPKAVEILAQVMATDYPSTFEENSCMKMVGYDMTKKAAQKCFEKAGLKPTDVDVIELHDCFSVNEFITYEALGLCPEGRACDLIDRGDNTYGGKWVINPSGGLISKGHPLGATGLAQCAELCWQLRGLAGRRQVPGAKVALQHNLGLGGAVVVTLFRMGFPRESSNDRIAAVPLSAAVDGFKAHLVFKEIEKKLQEEGEQFVKKIGGIFAFKVKDGPGGKEATWIVDVKNGKGSVAVNSDKKADCTITMADTDLLALMTGKMNPQTAFFQGKLKISGNMGMAMKLQNLQLQPGKAKL; translated from the exons ATGCAGCGCCGGGTGTTCGTGGTGGGCGTCGGCATGACCAAG TTTTCAAAGCCTAATGAAAAGAGTGCTGATTATCCTGACATGGCTAAGGAAGCAG gCCAGGCAGCTTTAGCTGATGCTGGGATTCCTTATTCAACAGTGAAGCAAGCTTGTGTGGGTTATGTTTATG GTGACTCAACCTGTGGGCAGAGGGCGATCTACCATGGTCTGGGTCTAACTGGCATTCCCATCATCAATGTTAACAACAACTGTGCTACTGGATCTACTGCTTTGTTCATGGCCAGACAGCTTGTAGAAGGAG gtttGGCAGACTGTGTTCTGGCACTCGGCTTTGAGAGGATGGCAAAAGGATCTCTTGCTTCAGGT TTTGCAGATAGAACTAATCCTATGGACAAACATTTGGAAATTATGATAAATAAATACGGCCTAGCAAGTGCTCCAGTGGCACCTCAGATGTTTGCAAGCGCTGGCAAAGAACATATGGAGAGATATG GGACAAATCCAGAATACTTTGCAAAAATTGCATGGAAGAACCACAGCCACTCAACCAACAACCC GTATTCCCAGTTCCAAAAGGAGTACACATTAGATGAAGTTCTGCATTCTCGGAAAATTTTTGATTACTTGACTGTCTTACAGTGTTG TCCAACATCAAatggtgctgcagctgcaatTTTGGCTAATGAGGAGTTTGTGAAAAGGCATAAATTGCAGCCAAAAGCTGTGGAAATTCTAGCCCAGGTGATGGCTACTGATTATCCAAGCACTTTTGAAGAAAACAGCTGTATGAAAATG gTTGGCTATGATATGACTAAAAAAGCTgcacaaaaatgttttgaaaaagcAGGGCTGAAACCTACAGATGTTGATGTGATTGAACTTCATGACTGTTTCTCAGTTAATGAGTTCATCACCTATGAAGCTCTGGGACTGTGTCCAGAAG GAAGAGCATGTGACCTGATCGACAGAGGAGACAATACTTACGGAGGAAAATGGGTTATTAATCCCAGTGGTGGCTTGATTTCCAAGGGACATCCTCTTGGTGCCACAG GGCTGGCGCAGTGCGcggagctgtgctggcagctgcgCGGGCTGGCGGGGCGGCGCCAGGTGCCGGGGGCGAAGGTCGCGCTGCAGCACAACCTGGGGCTCGGCGGGGCCGTGGTCGTGACGCTCTTCAGGATGGGCTTCCCCCGGGAGAGCAG CAACGACCGTATTGCTGCTGTGcctctcagtgctgctgttgaTGGATTTAAGGCACACCTGGTCTTCAAAGAGATTGAAAAGAAGCTCCAAGAG GAAGGAGAGCAATTTGTCAAGAAAATTGGTGGCATCTTTGCCTTCAAAGTAAAAGATGGTCCTGGTGGGAAAGAAGCAACTTGGATAGTAGATGTGAAAAATGGTAAAGGCTCTGTGGCAGTTAATTCAG ATAAGAAGGCAGATTGTACAATCACAATGGCTGACACTGATCTGCTGGCACTCATGACTGGCAAAATGAACCCTCAGACA gcaTTCTTTCAAGGCAAATTGAAGATTTCTGGGAACATGGGCATGGCAATGAAACTGCAGAATCTACAGCTTCAGCCAGGCAAAGCTAAACTTTGA
- the SCP2 gene encoding sterol carrier protein 2 isoform X2 — MQRRVFVVGVGMTKFSKPNEKSADYPDMAKEAGQAALADAGIPYSTVKQACVGYVYGDSTCGQRAIYHGLGLTGIPIINVNNNCATGSTALFMARQLVEGGLADCVLALGFERMAKGSLASGVSFADRTNPMDKHLEIMINKYGLASAPVAPQMFASAGKEHMERYGTNPEYFAKIAWKNHSHSTNNPYSQFQKEYTLDEVLHSRKIFDYLTVLQCCPTSNGAAAAILANEEFVKRHKLQPKAVEILAQVMATDYPSTFEENSCMKMVGYDMTKKAAQKCFEKAGLKPTDVDVIELHDCFSVNEFITYEALGLCPEGRACDLIDRGDNTYGGKWVINPSGGLISKGHPLGATGLAQCAELCWQLRGLAGRRQVPGAKVALQHNLGLGGAVVVTLFRMGFPRESSNDRIAAVPLSAAVDGFKAHLVFKEIEKKLQEEGEQFVKKIGGIFAFKVKDGPGGKEATWIVDVKNGKGSVAVNSDKKADCTITMADTDLLALMTGKMNPQTAFFQGKLKISGNMGMAMKLQNLQLQPGKAKL, encoded by the exons ATGCAGCGCCGGGTGTTCGTGGTGGGCGTCGGCATGACCAAG TTTTCAAAGCCTAATGAAAAGAGTGCTGATTATCCTGACATGGCTAAGGAAGCAG gCCAGGCAGCTTTAGCTGATGCTGGGATTCCTTATTCAACAGTGAAGCAAGCTTGTGTGGGTTATGTTTATG GTGACTCAACCTGTGGGCAGAGGGCGATCTACCATGGTCTGGGTCTAACTGGCATTCCCATCATCAATGTTAACAACAACTGTGCTACTGGATCTACTGCTTTGTTCATGGCCAGACAGCTTGTAGAAGGAG gtttGGCAGACTGTGTTCTGGCACTCGGCTTTGAGAGGATGGCAAAAGGATCTCTTGCTTCAGGTGTAAGT TTTGCAGATAGAACTAATCCTATGGACAAACATTTGGAAATTATGATAAATAAATACGGCCTAGCAAGTGCTCCAGTGGCACCTCAGATGTTTGCAAGCGCTGGCAAAGAACATATGGAGAGATATG GGACAAATCCAGAATACTTTGCAAAAATTGCATGGAAGAACCACAGCCACTCAACCAACAACCC GTATTCCCAGTTCCAAAAGGAGTACACATTAGATGAAGTTCTGCATTCTCGGAAAATTTTTGATTACTTGACTGTCTTACAGTGTTG TCCAACATCAAatggtgctgcagctgcaatTTTGGCTAATGAGGAGTTTGTGAAAAGGCATAAATTGCAGCCAAAAGCTGTGGAAATTCTAGCCCAGGTGATGGCTACTGATTATCCAAGCACTTTTGAAGAAAACAGCTGTATGAAAATG gTTGGCTATGATATGACTAAAAAAGCTgcacaaaaatgttttgaaaaagcAGGGCTGAAACCTACAGATGTTGATGTGATTGAACTTCATGACTGTTTCTCAGTTAATGAGTTCATCACCTATGAAGCTCTGGGACTGTGTCCAGAAG GAAGAGCATGTGACCTGATCGACAGAGGAGACAATACTTACGGAGGAAAATGGGTTATTAATCCCAGTGGTGGCTTGATTTCCAAGGGACATCCTCTTGGTGCCACAG GGCTGGCGCAGTGCGcggagctgtgctggcagctgcgCGGGCTGGCGGGGCGGCGCCAGGTGCCGGGGGCGAAGGTCGCGCTGCAGCACAACCTGGGGCTCGGCGGGGCCGTGGTCGTGACGCTCTTCAGGATGGGCTTCCCCCGGGAGAGCAG CAACGACCGTATTGCTGCTGTGcctctcagtgctgctgttgaTGGATTTAAGGCACACCTGGTCTTCAAAGAGATTGAAAAGAAGCTCCAAGAG GAAGGAGAGCAATTTGTCAAGAAAATTGGTGGCATCTTTGCCTTCAAAGTAAAAGATGGTCCTGGTGGGAAAGAAGCAACTTGGATAGTAGATGTGAAAAATGGTAAAGGCTCTGTGGCAGTTAATTCAG ATAAGAAGGCAGATTGTACAATCACAATGGCTGACACTGATCTGCTGGCACTCATGACTGGCAAAATGAACCCTCAGACA gcaTTCTTTCAAGGCAAATTGAAGATTTCTGGGAACATGGGCATGGCAATGAAACTGCAGAATCTACAGCTTCAGCCAGGCAAAGCTAAACTTTGA
- the SCP2 gene encoding sterol carrier protein 2 isoform X4, with protein sequence MQRRVFVVGVGMTKFSKPNEKSADYPDMAKEAGQAALADAGIPYSTVKQACVGYVYGLADCVLALGFERMAKGSLASGVSFADRTNPMDKHLEIMINKYGLASAPVAPQMFASAGKEHMERYGTNPEYFAKIAWKNHSHSTNNPYSQFQKEYTLDEVLHSRKIFDYLTVLQCCPTSNGAAAAILANEEFVKRHKLQPKAVEILAQVMATDYPSTFEENSCMKMVGYDMTKKAAQKCFEKAGLKPTDVDVIELHDCFSVNEFITYEALGLCPEGRACDLIDRGDNTYGGKWVINPSGGLISKGHPLGATGLAQCAELCWQLRGLAGRRQVPGAKVALQHNLGLGGAVVVTLFRMGFPRESSNDRIAAVPLSAAVDGFKAHLVFKEIEKKLQEEGEQFVKKIGGIFAFKVKDGPGGKEATWIVDVKNGKGSVAVNSDKKADCTITMADTDLLALMTGKMNPQTAFFQGKLKISGNMGMAMKLQNLQLQPGKAKL encoded by the exons ATGCAGCGCCGGGTGTTCGTGGTGGGCGTCGGCATGACCAAG TTTTCAAAGCCTAATGAAAAGAGTGCTGATTATCCTGACATGGCTAAGGAAGCAG gCCAGGCAGCTTTAGCTGATGCTGGGATTCCTTATTCAACAGTGAAGCAAGCTTGTGTGGGTTATGTTTATG gtttGGCAGACTGTGTTCTGGCACTCGGCTTTGAGAGGATGGCAAAAGGATCTCTTGCTTCAGGTGTAAGT TTTGCAGATAGAACTAATCCTATGGACAAACATTTGGAAATTATGATAAATAAATACGGCCTAGCAAGTGCTCCAGTGGCACCTCAGATGTTTGCAAGCGCTGGCAAAGAACATATGGAGAGATATG GGACAAATCCAGAATACTTTGCAAAAATTGCATGGAAGAACCACAGCCACTCAACCAACAACCC GTATTCCCAGTTCCAAAAGGAGTACACATTAGATGAAGTTCTGCATTCTCGGAAAATTTTTGATTACTTGACTGTCTTACAGTGTTG TCCAACATCAAatggtgctgcagctgcaatTTTGGCTAATGAGGAGTTTGTGAAAAGGCATAAATTGCAGCCAAAAGCTGTGGAAATTCTAGCCCAGGTGATGGCTACTGATTATCCAAGCACTTTTGAAGAAAACAGCTGTATGAAAATG gTTGGCTATGATATGACTAAAAAAGCTgcacaaaaatgttttgaaaaagcAGGGCTGAAACCTACAGATGTTGATGTGATTGAACTTCATGACTGTTTCTCAGTTAATGAGTTCATCACCTATGAAGCTCTGGGACTGTGTCCAGAAG GAAGAGCATGTGACCTGATCGACAGAGGAGACAATACTTACGGAGGAAAATGGGTTATTAATCCCAGTGGTGGCTTGATTTCCAAGGGACATCCTCTTGGTGCCACAG GGCTGGCGCAGTGCGcggagctgtgctggcagctgcgCGGGCTGGCGGGGCGGCGCCAGGTGCCGGGGGCGAAGGTCGCGCTGCAGCACAACCTGGGGCTCGGCGGGGCCGTGGTCGTGACGCTCTTCAGGATGGGCTTCCCCCGGGAGAGCAG CAACGACCGTATTGCTGCTGTGcctctcagtgctgctgttgaTGGATTTAAGGCACACCTGGTCTTCAAAGAGATTGAAAAGAAGCTCCAAGAG GAAGGAGAGCAATTTGTCAAGAAAATTGGTGGCATCTTTGCCTTCAAAGTAAAAGATGGTCCTGGTGGGAAAGAAGCAACTTGGATAGTAGATGTGAAAAATGGTAAAGGCTCTGTGGCAGTTAATTCAG ATAAGAAGGCAGATTGTACAATCACAATGGCTGACACTGATCTGCTGGCACTCATGACTGGCAAAATGAACCCTCAGACA gcaTTCTTTCAAGGCAAATTGAAGATTTCTGGGAACATGGGCATGGCAATGAAACTGCAGAATCTACAGCTTCAGCCAGGCAAAGCTAAACTTTGA
- the SCP2 gene encoding sterol carrier protein 2 isoform X3, translating into MQRRVFVVGVGMTKFSKPNEKSADYPDMAKEAGDSTCGQRAIYHGLGLTGIPIINVNNNCATGSTALFMARQLVEGGLADCVLALGFERMAKGSLASGVSFADRTNPMDKHLEIMINKYGLASAPVAPQMFASAGKEHMERYGTNPEYFAKIAWKNHSHSTNNPYSQFQKEYTLDEVLHSRKIFDYLTVLQCCPTSNGAAAAILANEEFVKRHKLQPKAVEILAQVMATDYPSTFEENSCMKMVGYDMTKKAAQKCFEKAGLKPTDVDVIELHDCFSVNEFITYEALGLCPEGRACDLIDRGDNTYGGKWVINPSGGLISKGHPLGATGLAQCAELCWQLRGLAGRRQVPGAKVALQHNLGLGGAVVVTLFRMGFPRESSNDRIAAVPLSAAVDGFKAHLVFKEIEKKLQEEGEQFVKKIGGIFAFKVKDGPGGKEATWIVDVKNGKGSVAVNSDKKADCTITMADTDLLALMTGKMNPQTAFFQGKLKISGNMGMAMKLQNLQLQPGKAKL; encoded by the exons ATGCAGCGCCGGGTGTTCGTGGTGGGCGTCGGCATGACCAAG TTTTCAAAGCCTAATGAAAAGAGTGCTGATTATCCTGACATGGCTAAGGAAGCAG GTGACTCAACCTGTGGGCAGAGGGCGATCTACCATGGTCTGGGTCTAACTGGCATTCCCATCATCAATGTTAACAACAACTGTGCTACTGGATCTACTGCTTTGTTCATGGCCAGACAGCTTGTAGAAGGAG gtttGGCAGACTGTGTTCTGGCACTCGGCTTTGAGAGGATGGCAAAAGGATCTCTTGCTTCAGGTGTAAGT TTTGCAGATAGAACTAATCCTATGGACAAACATTTGGAAATTATGATAAATAAATACGGCCTAGCAAGTGCTCCAGTGGCACCTCAGATGTTTGCAAGCGCTGGCAAAGAACATATGGAGAGATATG GGACAAATCCAGAATACTTTGCAAAAATTGCATGGAAGAACCACAGCCACTCAACCAACAACCC GTATTCCCAGTTCCAAAAGGAGTACACATTAGATGAAGTTCTGCATTCTCGGAAAATTTTTGATTACTTGACTGTCTTACAGTGTTG TCCAACATCAAatggtgctgcagctgcaatTTTGGCTAATGAGGAGTTTGTGAAAAGGCATAAATTGCAGCCAAAAGCTGTGGAAATTCTAGCCCAGGTGATGGCTACTGATTATCCAAGCACTTTTGAAGAAAACAGCTGTATGAAAATG gTTGGCTATGATATGACTAAAAAAGCTgcacaaaaatgttttgaaaaagcAGGGCTGAAACCTACAGATGTTGATGTGATTGAACTTCATGACTGTTTCTCAGTTAATGAGTTCATCACCTATGAAGCTCTGGGACTGTGTCCAGAAG GAAGAGCATGTGACCTGATCGACAGAGGAGACAATACTTACGGAGGAAAATGGGTTATTAATCCCAGTGGTGGCTTGATTTCCAAGGGACATCCTCTTGGTGCCACAG GGCTGGCGCAGTGCGcggagctgtgctggcagctgcgCGGGCTGGCGGGGCGGCGCCAGGTGCCGGGGGCGAAGGTCGCGCTGCAGCACAACCTGGGGCTCGGCGGGGCCGTGGTCGTGACGCTCTTCAGGATGGGCTTCCCCCGGGAGAGCAG CAACGACCGTATTGCTGCTGTGcctctcagtgctgctgttgaTGGATTTAAGGCACACCTGGTCTTCAAAGAGATTGAAAAGAAGCTCCAAGAG GAAGGAGAGCAATTTGTCAAGAAAATTGGTGGCATCTTTGCCTTCAAAGTAAAAGATGGTCCTGGTGGGAAAGAAGCAACTTGGATAGTAGATGTGAAAAATGGTAAAGGCTCTGTGGCAGTTAATTCAG ATAAGAAGGCAGATTGTACAATCACAATGGCTGACACTGATCTGCTGGCACTCATGACTGGCAAAATGAACCCTCAGACA gcaTTCTTTCAAGGCAAATTGAAGATTTCTGGGAACATGGGCATGGCAATGAAACTGCAGAATCTACAGCTTCAGCCAGGCAAAGCTAAACTTTGA